The Hymenobacter swuensis DY53 genome includes the window TGATGGCCCGGAATAGCAGGAACAATCCGCCGGCCAGCGTCATCGTCACGGGTAGGGTGAGTACCCAGGCCAGGGCAATGTTGCGGATCATCTGGGGGTTCAGGTTCTTGATGCCGCGGTTGGCCACCATGCTGCCGGCAATGGCCGACGACAGGACGTGGGTGGTAGAAACAGGCAGGCCGAACTGGGTGTTCACTCCAATCATGGCGGCGGCTACCAGTTCCGACGACGCACCCTGCGCGTACGTCAGGTGCTCCTTCCCGATTCGCTCCCCGATGGTTTTCACGATGCGCTTCCAGCCCACCATCGTACCAATACCCAAGGACAGGGCCACCATGAAGGAAACCTCCCAGGGCGCGTAGTCCGTGAAAGTGCGCATCTGCTTGATGCTGTCCTCGAAGGTGGTGCGGTCGGCGGTGCTCAGGGGCACTTTGTCGCTGGAGGTAAGTTTCTTGGCGCGGTTGTTCAGCAACAGAATGGCCTTGCGGATTTCGAAGCGGGCCGTTTCGGGCAGTTGCTTCACGTCGGTTTTACCGGCGAAAATCTGGTCCAGTGTGCTTGTCTGGGTCCGGATGTCGGCCAGCAGCTTGCTGTCGGCTTCGCTCAGGCCGTTCACGTTCACCTTGTTCATCACCATTTCCACGTTGGTCAGCGACGCGCGCATATCCAGCGGGTTCAGCTTGGAGTTCAGGGCAAAGTGAATGGGCACGATGCCGATGAGAATCAGCATGATCAGGCCCACGCCCTTCTGGCCGTCGTTGGAGCCGTGGAAGAAGCTCACCAGCGTGCAGGTGGCAATCAGAATCAGACGAATCCAGAGGGGTGGCGGCTTGCGCTTGTGGGGCTCTTTAAAGATGGACTTGTTGGCCACAAACCGCTTCAACAGAAACATCATGATGATGGTCAGCGAGAAGCCGAAGATGGGGCTGATCAGCAGAGAAGCCATGGTTTCGCCGGCTTTGCCCCAGTTCACGGCTGCTCCGTTCGACTCGGGCAGCAGGGAGTAGGCAATGCCCACGCCTAAGATGGACCCAATGAGGGCGTGCGACGACGACGAGGGCAGGCCGTAATACCAGGTGCCTACGTTCCAGATGATGGCCGCAATGATAAGCGCGCCCACCATAGCAATGCCGTGGTACACGTTCTGATCTACGAGGCTTTCCACCGGCAGCAGGTACACGATGCCCATGGCCACCGCAATACCGCCCGTAAGCACCCCGATGAAGTTCCAGAAGCCCGACCACACCACGGCCACCCAGGGCCGCAGCGTGTTGGTGTAAATCACCGTAGCCACCGCGTTGGCCGTATCGTGGAAGCCGTTTACAAATTCAAACGCGCAGGCTGCTACCAGACAGGCAATCAGCAGCAGCAGCACATGAGGCTCTAAGCCAAACATAAAGGGGGGATTGGTGAAGATTCAGTTTTCGGCAACCAAAGGTACTGCCGCCCTAAGGGGGCGCAAGATTATGAAATTGTTACCGCACTGCCCCGATGGCCGGCCGGTTGAGCCGCTAAACGCAGGCGGCCAGCATTGGTTGAGGTGGGCCGGGGTAGGCAAGATAAAATCCTGACAGGCAGTCTGTCCGGGCTATTTCTGCGGCCCTGGCTAGGCTACTAGCGTGGGCTTTAGCTACTTTTGCCCAGATTCAGAAGTGAGAATCGAGAAGTAAGAGGTGAGAAAGGAAACGGCACCTGAGGCCGAAGTACCCACAAACCGGTTCAACTCTCAGTTCTCACTTCTCGCCTCTCACTTCTCTATACAGTATGAGCAACGAGCAGAAACCCGCCGCCACAGCCGAAAACACCCTGGCTGATATCGTGTCGCACGCCAAGGAATACGGCTTCGTATTCCCTTCCTCGGAAATCTACGACGGTCTGGCCGCCGTGTACGACTACGGCCCCAACGGCGTGGAGCTCAAGAACAACCTCAAGCAGCTCTGGTGGAAGGCCATGACCCAGCTCAACCAGAACGTGGTAGGCATTGATGCGGCCATCTTCATGCACCCGCTTACCTGGAAAGCCTCCGGCCACGTCGATGGCTTTTCGGACCCGATGATTGACAACCTCGACAGCAAGAAGCGCTACCGCGCCGACGTGCTGCTGGAAGACAAAGCCGCCGAATACGAAAAGAACGGCGAGCTGGCCCGTGCCGAAACCCTGCTGGCCGAAATGGGCCGCCTGCTCACGGCCGAGGACCTGGCCGGGGTGAAGCAGCTCATCATCGATGAGAAAATCATCTGCCCGGTTTCCAAAACTGGCAACTGGACCGATGTGCGCCAGTTCAACCTGATGTTCTCGACCCAGATCGGGGCCGTGGCTGAGGGCTCGAACCAGATTTACCTGCGCCCCGAAACGGCTCAGGGCATCTTCGTGAACTTCCTGAACGTGCAGAAGTCGGCGCGCCAGAAGGTGCCGTTTGGTATTGCCCAGATCGGGAAGGCCTTCCGCAACGAGATTGTGGCCCGGCAGTTCATCTTCCGCATGCGGGAGTTCGAGCAGATGGAAATGCAGTTCTTCGTGCGCCCTGGCACCGAGGGCGAGTGGTACGACAAGTGGAAGGCTACCCGTCGCCGTTGGCACGAGGTAATGGGCCTGCCCGCCGAAAAGCTCCGCTTCCACGACCACGAAAAGCTGGCCCACTACGCCAAGGCGGCCGTGGATATCGAGTATGAATTCCCCTTCGGCTTCAAGGAAATCGAGGGCATCCACTCCCGCTCCGACTTCGACCTGACCCAGCACCAGACGCTGAGCCGCAAGAAGCAGAACTACTTCGACAACGACATCAACCCCGAAACCGGCAAGCCCTACGGTAACTACGTGCCCTACGTGGTAGAAACCTCGGTAGGCGCCGACCGCCTGTTCCTGGCCACGCTCTGCCAGGCGTTTCAGGAGGAAACCAT containing:
- a CDS encoding inorganic phosphate transporter, whose amino-acid sequence is MFGLEPHVLLLLIACLVAACAFEFVNGFHDTANAVATVIYTNTLRPWVAVVWSGFWNFIGVLTGGIAVAMGIVYLLPVESLVDQNVYHGIAMVGALIIAAIIWNVGTWYYGLPSSSSHALIGSILGVGIAYSLLPESNGAAVNWGKAGETMASLLISPIFGFSLTIIMMFLLKRFVANKSIFKEPHKRKPPPLWIRLILIATCTLVSFFHGSNDGQKGVGLIMLILIGIVPIHFALNSKLNPLDMRASLTNVEMVMNKVNVNGLSEADSKLLADIRTQTSTLDQIFAGKTDVKQLPETARFEIRKAILLLNNRAKKLTSSDKVPLSTADRTTFEDSIKQMRTFTDYAPWEVSFMVALSLGIGTMVGWKRIVKTIGERIGKEHLTYAQGASSELVAAAMIGVNTQFGLPVSTTHVLSSAIAGSMVANRGIKNLNPQMIRNIALAWVLTLPVTMTLAGGLFLLFRAIIPS
- a CDS encoding glycine--tRNA ligase; amino-acid sequence: MSNEQKPAATAENTLADIVSHAKEYGFVFPSSEIYDGLAAVYDYGPNGVELKNNLKQLWWKAMTQLNQNVVGIDAAIFMHPLTWKASGHVDGFSDPMIDNLDSKKRYRADVLLEDKAAEYEKNGELARAETLLAEMGRLLTAEDLAGVKQLIIDEKIICPVSKTGNWTDVRQFNLMFSTQIGAVAEGSNQIYLRPETAQGIFVNFLNVQKSARQKVPFGIAQIGKAFRNEIVARQFIFRMREFEQMEMQFFVRPGTEGEWYDKWKATRRRWHEVMGLPAEKLRFHDHEKLAHYAKAAVDIEYEFPFGFKEIEGIHSRSDFDLTQHQTLSRKKQNYFDNDINPETGKPYGNYVPYVVETSVGADRLFLATLCQAFQEETITEGEGEEQKTKTRKLLRLHPAVAPVKAAIFPLVKKDGLPEKANEIYNQLHFDFRVVVEEKDSIGTRYTRQDLIGTPFCIAVDHQTLEDNTVTVRHRDSREQTRMAISELRSYIGEAVSLSRIFEQL